GCGAATCCGCGGCGTAACAAACCCGTTGCATGAGTGAGAGGCTCAGCGCAACTAGCATCAAGCAAGATTTTCGCTTCAGAACCGACTTCAAGATCTTCAAGATTTCCACATCTCTTATTGATACTGCCTGAAGTGTAGTGCGTATTTGTGTGTCACCATCTTTGAAAGCGCGGCTGAATCGTACAGTGTTTCTGGTCAGTACTGCAATCGTTTCCGGTCAGTACTGCAATCGTTTCCGGTCTTTCAATAATACTAACGTAATGGCACTCCTACCGCTCTTCGATGCGCTTTAGAAAGGTCTCGCCTTTGCGGCATTAATGCGAAAGCAGCCCCATTTGAGGCTGCTTTGCGGTTTTGACGTTTAGAGGACTCAGCTATTGAAAGCGTGTTTTAGACAGCAATGCCACCATCGACGCCAATTACTTTTCCTGTGATCCATCGCGCTTCGTGAGAAGCAAGCCATGCCACCACATCAGCGATATCTTCCGGGGTGCCGATTCGGCCCAGAGCAGTTTTCTCTGCCATGCCTGCTCTTGCTTCCGCTGGAATGGCAGCCTCGAACATATCTGTCTGGGTGGTGCCGGGAGATACTGTGTTTACGGTAATCTGACGTTTGCCCAGGTCTTGAGCCCAGATGCGCGTAAGAGTATCGACAGCCGCTTTCGATGCTGAGTAGATGCTATAGCCTGGCATGGTCATTGTCGCCGCACCCGATGAAATATTGATGATGCGACCGCCATCGTTAAATTGAGGAAGCGCAGCGATTGTAGTGGCAATCAATCCTTTCACATTAACGTTGAAGATTTTGTCGTACTGCCCCAGTTCCACCCGATCGATTGCTCCGCCGTCGAATACGCCTGCGTTGTTGACGAGTATGTCGATTTTGCCAAACGCTTTGCTCACTTCTTTGACGAGGTTGCCGTTGTCGGCATCGGTGCCGACATTTGCTTTCACTGCAATGGCTCTGGCACCTGTTTCTTCGATTTGTTTGACGAGTTTATCTGCGGCGTCTTTGCTGTTTGCATAAGTGAGCGCCACTGCTGCACCATCTGCTGCGAGACGAAGAGCGATTGCTGCTCCAATGCCGCGAGAGCCGCCTGTAACGATTGCTACTTTGCCTTCCAGGCGCTTGCTTCCTGCCGTTTTTGGTTGTGTTTGAACTAGTGTCATGTGTCCTCCTGGACGTCTCATTTGAATTCGCTGGCACTATATTAGACCGGTCGGTCTAAGTTCGTCAACCACAGCCGTAAACTATCTGGAACGTGCTGAGAGTAGGCGTTTCGGAGCTTTCTTCTGCTCGCCGGATTATTAAAATCCATCGCTGAAATCTTAAGCCTTATTCTCTATTCGTTTTCGAAGCTGTCTTCAACCGGCTCTTCGTCTTCATCTTGCTCAAAATCATATTCATCTTCGTCGTCCGAGAATTTTCCTGATGATTCTTCAAAGGAAATTTCGATATCGTCGCCATTGACATTCACCGGATACGATGTCACGCCTCCCCCGCATGGACCGGCAACACCATT
Above is a genomic segment from Candidatus Melainabacteria bacterium containing:
- a CDS encoding glucose 1-dehydrogenase, with translation MTLVQTQPKTAGSKRLEGKVAIVTGGSRGIGAAIALRLAADGAAVALTYANSKDAADKLVKQIEETGARAIAVKANVGTDADNGNLVKEVSKAFGKIDILVNNAGVFDGGAIDRVELGQYDKIFNVNVKGLIATTIAALPQFNDGGRIINISSGAATMTMPGYSIYSASKAAVDTLTRIWAQDLGKRQITVNTVSPGTTQTDMFEAAIPAEARAGMAEKTALGRIGTPEDIADVVAWLASHEARWITGKVIGVDGGIAV